The following DNA comes from Methanomassiliicoccales archaeon.
ACCCTGGTACGCAATAGTATGTTGATAAAAGAATCCTTGCCCATAAATGTCAGCAATTGAGGATGATACCATCGGATCGGTGTGTTATTGGTAGTATGTACGATACGAATATATTTATTAAAAAAATAGTCATTTTAATACCGCATGATCAATGATACTTTAAAATGTCCAGCAAAGATGATATTCAATTTATTGAAATGAATACTAATGAACCTAAATAATGCCTAAACGAATCATTACGATTAAATATTAAAAAATAATTTCTACCCCTAGAGAGCGCTCGGACAAGGACCCCCGCTATTCTCCTCCTATAGAATAGTAATATTCCACCTTGCATCCTTGGCGAGCCTCTTTTTCTCTTATTCGCTCCTTTTATCTACATTCCTTCCGTTCTCCGATCATGTACTCCCCCATGCGCCTGGGAGCCATGGCCACCCTGCGCGATCACCGGGTCATTTCAGCATTACAGTTGGATTTTTTGGAGCTGCTAGTGCTCCCTAATGACGACCTTGCCGAAGTGGCCAGGTTCTGCGATGATTTCGATGGCGAGCTGATACTGCACGCCCCGGAAGAGCTGCCTGACGGCCGTTTGATCGACCTCAGCTCTGCCGATCATAGGTATCGGGAGGAGAGCGTGCGGCGCATCCGGGAAATTGCCCGGGCCGGCAGGGACACCGCTCGGCCAGTGGTAGTGCATCCTGGAGGGGTGAGCGAATCCCCCGTAGGTGACACCATTGCCATCACTTCCAATCTGAGATCGTCCCTGGACCTTCTGGACGATTACCTGTGGTTGGAGAACATGCCTTTGCATTACCATCACCGAGGACGGAAGATGCACTCCAACCTGATGCACGTCCCATCGGAGATGAGGGAGGTAGAAGACCTGGTGGCCGGTTTCACCATTGATGTCTCCCATGCCTATCTGGGGGTAGTGGAGAACGGGAACGAGAACGTCCTCGCGATGTTCCGGGAGCTGGGAGAGGCGGTCAAGCACGTACATCTGTCCGACGCCAAACGGCCGGATATCGAAGGTATCATGATCGGCGAGGGCGAGATGGACATGGGGTTCATGTCCTACCTGCGGGGATTGCCGGTACTGCTCGAAATTTGGGATGGTCACCTTAACGGGGGGGCGGGATTCCGTGAGGCTTTGCGGCGGTTACGCGGAAAATAACCCCCACCCAGCATGATACAACAACCGCAATAAACCGATAACTTGAAAAAGAAAGACCGAGATAGTAGGGAATACCAGGGTGCTTGGATTGGAGGATGGAGATTTTACCAAGGCTCGCTCGATGCTTTTCCCAAGGCAGGTCCTAGCGGGTCACGATGTCATAGGCACAGTTCCAGATTCTTGCCGGAACTTCGGATTGAGCGGCACCGCCCTCATCGTCACCGGTGAAAAGACCATGAAGGTGGCCGGGAGCACCATCGAAGAGGGACTGAAGAGCGCCGGTTACGAGGTACAGACCATCAAGGTCGGGGAGGCCACCGAAGAGAACCTGCAGAAGGTGGAGATCGCCGCCAGGGAATGCAGGATCGACTTTCTACTAGGGGTCGGAGGCGGCTCGAAGATCGATCTGGCCAAGATGGCCGCCATGAACATGTCCAAGGAGTTCCTTTCCATACCCACATCGGCGTCGCACGACGGCATCGCCTCCGGACGCGCCAGCATTAAAAGCGGAAGCGGTCCCATCTCGCACGAGGCAAAGGTTCCTTTGGCCGTCATCGCCGACACTGGGATCATCGCTAAATCACCATACCGATTATTGGCCGCAGGGTGCGCCGACGTCATCAGCAACGCCACCGCCCTGATGGACTGGGAGTTCGCCCGCAGGCTGCGCAACGAGGAGTTCTCTCGTTCGGCAT
Coding sequences within:
- a CDS encoding sugar phosphate isomerase/epimerase; the protein is MYSPMRLGAMATLRDHRVISALQLDFLELLVLPNDDLAEVARFCDDFDGELILHAPEELPDGRLIDLSSADHRYREESVRRIREIARAGRDTARPVVVHPGGVSESPVGDTIAITSNLRSSLDLLDDYLWLENMPLHYHHRGRKMHSNLMHVPSEMREVEDLVAGFTIDVSHAYLGVVENGNENVLAMFRELGEAVKHVHLSDAKRPDIEGIMIGEGEMDMGFMSYLRGLPVLLEIWDGHLNGGAGFREALRRLRGK
- a CDS encoding NAD(P)-dependent glycerol-1-phosphate dehydrogenase; this encodes MLGLEDGDFTKARSMLFPRQVLAGHDVIGTVPDSCRNFGLSGTALIVTGEKTMKVAGSTIEEGLKSAGYEVQTIKVGEATEENLQKVEIAARECRIDFLLGVGGGSKIDLAKMAAMNMSKEFLSIPTSASHDGIASGRASIKSGSGPISHEAKVPLAVIADTGIIAKSPYRLLAAGCADVISNATALMDWEFARRLRNEEFSRSAYALADYTAQTIIENADLIRPNLEESVWISIRPIIISGISMSVAGSSRPTSGSEHMFSHALDMIAPGKALHGEQCGVGSIMMMYLHGGDWMRIREALMKIGAPTSAKELGITREQVIEALVTAHLIRKDRFTILGLGLTPEAAERIATITRVI